In a genomic window of Bacteroidota bacterium:
- a CDS encoding acylneuraminate cytidylyltransferase family protein, which produces MKTICVISARGGSRGLPGKNIRQMLGKPLIVWSIEQALATKEIDRVVVSTDLEVIAEIARAAGAETPFIRPEYLSGSEAGKFGVFKHALQACEEYYSESYNLYVDLDCTNPLRDVSDISACIAQYHERRKHGVDGVFSICEARKNPYFNLLETNEEGALKICKKLPGTIVRRQDAPAVFEHVASIYALAPDYIRSANYLLDGHTEGYNIGSEKSLDVDSDFDFLLIEYLMKLKHGLLK; this is translated from the coding sequence ATGAAAACAATTTGCGTAATTTCCGCCCGTGGTGGAAGTCGTGGTTTACCTGGGAAGAATATCCGCCAGATGTTGGGTAAACCATTGATCGTATGGTCGATTGAACAGGCACTTGCGACAAAGGAAATTGACAGGGTAGTAGTTTCCACAGATTTGGAAGTCATTGCAGAAATAGCCCGCGCTGCCGGGGCAGAAACGCCGTTTATACGGCCGGAATATCTCTCTGGTTCGGAAGCAGGAAAATTTGGGGTATTTAAACATGCACTTCAGGCATGTGAAGAATATTATAGTGAATCCTATAACCTCTATGTTGATCTGGATTGTACAAACCCACTTCGGGATGTAAGTGATATCTCTGCATGCATTGCCCAATACCATGAGCGCCGCAAACATGGTGTTGATGGTGTATTCTCTATTTGTGAAGCACGTAAGAATCCCTATTTCAATTTATTGGAAACGAATGAAGAAGGCGCACTTAAAATTTGCAAAAAATTGCCTGGCACCATCGTACGCAGGCAGGATGCTCCGGCAGTGTTCGAACATGTGGCAAGTATTTATGCGCTTGCGCCTGATTACATTCGTAGCGCAAACTATTTATTGGATGGGCATACGGAAGGATATAATATAGGAAGCGAAAAAAGTCTGGATGTGGATTCCGATTTTGACTTTCTTTTGATTGAATATCTCATGAAACTTAAACACGGATTATTGAAATGA
- a CDS encoding Gfo/Idh/MocA family oxidoreductase: MKMGGSVKMAKRILVCGAGSIGKRHIANLIQLGAEVTVWRSQVHLLKAIHDEFNVEVNENLDDAIEKADAVVIATATDNHIPIAITALQAGKALFIEKPLSHNWIGIEDLHQLSFGKIVEVGCQLRTHQNLIAFAKLLQQIGSKNILTYRFAMGYRLDAWRKGKDYRESYSVDEMRGGGALFDLIHQIDLAIWFFGPIAEVNAILSKRSELDISGDDVTNLLLTHSSGLTGHIQLDMASPVYRCEAEVMTTNSIFNWSYSQGILYNHTNKETLIVDQVPKEFVRNDLFIKHMAHFLERLIDNSVPPLCSLQDGISALMVAICAREANLSGKKIII; the protein is encoded by the coding sequence ATGAAAATGGGTGGTTCCGTTAAAATGGCTAAACGTATTCTTGTTTGTGGTGCAGGCTCAATAGGCAAAAGGCATATTGCGAATCTGATACAGCTAGGTGCTGAAGTTACAGTATGGCGTTCGCAGGTTCATTTGTTAAAAGCCATTCATGATGAATTTAATGTTGAGGTAAATGAAAATCTGGATGACGCGATTGAAAAAGCTGATGCTGTTGTAATTGCAACTGCCACAGACAATCATATTCCCATTGCAATAACGGCTTTGCAAGCTGGTAAAGCACTGTTCATTGAAAAACCTCTTTCGCATAATTGGATTGGCATTGAAGATTTACATCAATTGTCTTTTGGAAAAATCGTCGAAGTTGGTTGTCAGCTTCGTACGCATCAGAATCTTATTGCATTTGCAAAGTTACTTCAACAAATCGGTAGCAAGAATATTCTGACTTACCGTTTTGCTATGGGGTATCGGCTTGATGCCTGGAGAAAGGGGAAGGATTATCGTGAGTCATATAGTGTGGATGAAATGCGTGGAGGAGGCGCACTTTTTGATTTGATTCATCAGATTGATTTAGCTATTTGGTTCTTTGGACCTATCGCTGAAGTAAATGCAATATTATCGAAAAGAAGTGAACTTGATATTTCAGGCGATGATGTAACTAATTTATTACTCACACACAGCAGTGGCCTTACCGGCCATATTCAACTTGATATGGCAAGTCCTGTTTATCGGTGTGAAGCAGAAGTAATGACAACCAATTCTATTTTCAATTGGTCGTATTCTCAAGGCATTTTGTATAATCATACGAATAAAGAAACCCTTATCGTTGACCAGGTCCCAAAAGAGTTTGTAAGGAATGATCTGTTTATTAAACATATGGCTCATTTCCTTGAGAGACTTATAGACAATTCAGTTCCCCCGCTATGTTCCCTTCAGGATGGCATTTCAGCATTGATGGTTGCGATATGTGCACGTGAAGCCAATCTAAGTGGTAAAAAAATTATCATATAA